In the genome of Ostrinia nubilalis chromosome 30, ilOstNubi1.1, whole genome shotgun sequence, one region contains:
- the LOC135085984 gene encoding uncharacterized protein LOC135085984 isoform X1 produces MAEKRKRGQNFTIEDKNKLIQLLLPHKEIILNKKTDGATNELKNSAWIEITKSFNSSSDPLSYRTKKSLMKVWEKLKFESKNYSAQTEDTQTGRPLTLQIDPVMEQVCSFLGQEYTGMSVAPNCDADTGSETEKTQREEISVWIQPQIYECDIIDDNSAEEPKADDIQELQKSPVNKTPVWPRRRSRMSSNNERNEATSVSYSIQNVIKRKETAADLREQILREELEYKRKLYRLQLQAAAKEVEIKTAILDQIKGGGFSLNSLIGI; encoded by the exons ATGGCAGAAAAAAGGAAACGTGGACAAAATTTTACAAtcgaagataaaaataaattgatacaGTTACTGCTCCCTCACAAAGAAATCATTCTGAATAAAAAAACAGACGGGGCCACAAATGAGTTGAAGAACAGTGCGTGGATAGAAATCACAAAGTCCTTCAATTCTTCATCAGACCCACTCAGCTACAG AACTAAGAAATCTTTGATGAAAGTGTgggagaaattaaaattcgagaGCAAAAACTATTCTGCTCAAACTGAAGATACGCAGACTGGAAGGCCATTAACTTTACAAATTGACCCTGTAATGGAACAGGTGTGTTCTTTTCTTGGCCAAGAGTATACAGGAATGTCAGTGGCACCAAATTGTGACGCTGACACTGGATCAGAAACAGAAAAG aCACAAAGAGAAGAAATATCAGTTTGGATCCAGCCACAAATATATGAGTGCGACATTATTGATGACAACTCAGCCGAAGAACCTAAGGCTGAT GACATACAAGAACTTCAAAAGTCGCCTGTTAACAAAACACCAGTATGGCCACGAAGACGGTCACGGATGTCAAGCAATAACGAGCGGAATGAGGCAACGTCAGTTTCCTACAGCATACAAAACGTGATTAAACGGAAGGAAACTGCTGCTGACCTAAGAGAACAGATATTGAGGGAGGAATTGGAATATAAAAGGAAATTGTATCGTTTACAATTGCAAGCAGCAGCCAAGGAAGTTGAAATAAAAACTGCAATTTTAGATCAAATAAAAG GTGGAGGCTTTTCTTTAAATAGTTTAATTGggatttaa
- the LOC135085984 gene encoding uncharacterized protein LOC135085984 isoform X2, which yields MAEKRKRGQNFTIEDKNKLIQLLLPHKEIILNKKTDGATNELKNSAWIEITKSFNSSSDPLSYRTKKSLMKVWEKLKFESKNYSAQTEDTQTGRPLTLQIDPVMEQVCSFLGQEYTGMSVAPNCDADTGSETEKDIQELQKSPVNKTPVWPRRRSRMSSNNERNEATSVSYSIQNVIKRKETAADLREQILREELEYKRKLYRLQLQAAAKEVEIKTAILDQIKGGGFSLNSLIGI from the exons ATGGCAGAAAAAAGGAAACGTGGACAAAATTTTACAAtcgaagataaaaataaattgatacaGTTACTGCTCCCTCACAAAGAAATCATTCTGAATAAAAAAACAGACGGGGCCACAAATGAGTTGAAGAACAGTGCGTGGATAGAAATCACAAAGTCCTTCAATTCTTCATCAGACCCACTCAGCTACAG AACTAAGAAATCTTTGATGAAAGTGTgggagaaattaaaattcgagaGCAAAAACTATTCTGCTCAAACTGAAGATACGCAGACTGGAAGGCCATTAACTTTACAAATTGACCCTGTAATGGAACAGGTGTGTTCTTTTCTTGGCCAAGAGTATACAGGAATGTCAGTGGCACCAAATTGTGACGCTGACACTGGATCAGAAACAGAAAAG GACATACAAGAACTTCAAAAGTCGCCTGTTAACAAAACACCAGTATGGCCACGAAGACGGTCACGGATGTCAAGCAATAACGAGCGGAATGAGGCAACGTCAGTTTCCTACAGCATACAAAACGTGATTAAACGGAAGGAAACTGCTGCTGACCTAAGAGAACAGATATTGAGGGAGGAATTGGAATATAAAAGGAAATTGTATCGTTTACAATTGCAAGCAGCAGCCAAGGAAGTTGAAATAAAAACTGCAATTTTAGATCAAATAAAAG GTGGAGGCTTTTCTTTAAATAGTTTAATTGggatttaa
- the LOC135085961 gene encoding uncharacterized protein LOC135085961 — protein MESLLQRQHDIVEAIKKVERNFNKDSAIRKTRKYLDERLDTLDKLWAEFQGNDHKLSSYENDKDPYFVEDQYRQARTYFDSVRNKISSFPPASETAASISPAPATLPKFVQPETVTLPTPPKLQPRLTMPSTSTALTTSSDQGQAAELLSLQQTNFRAFHRQVRSLRIDDIRDKWELEDELRNIQTRWSAIDALHLQIDNILQGSNTQYDDEFYAYEESYKGIKKALNLKLASTVHLQQSTPQIDIPTFTGKYTQWPTFYDMYVESIHNNNLLTNTQKMQHLKGKLRGDAERLIQHLHISADNYETAWELLTHRYNNPQLLFTKQIEIFINQPAAHKQSAFEIRRLYDTSMECIHAIQNLGIDTSTWDPLLVHLIAKKLDTETYSDYKEARKSLRDLPSLSELMNFLESKFNALEPISTTERQTSSSNKNYQQKMITNKKFHKPQSQNGGGHHYKKFENREFQAIATCSTNCPICNNNHYLYRCSKFMKLSPDERLLTVLKLEFCQNCLYAHEDSQCTSPKRCKVCKKPHNTALHEAYANVNLAQQSSNRPAESTRSSPVPTTPITNKLQISTHQDNKQHIVNHVATNDEEILLTTISIKVKTADGTYVTLRALLDQGSQISLISENAAQMLGLPRQRYHASVSGIGNGSKQGKGVVTLTCQSIYEDYELTTQALVIKHVINNLPNVSFNKQSWPHLQHIQLADPEYNISRPIDLLLDASVYSDIIMSGLIKGSNVAPIAQQTRMGWILSGNVKTFNCHVIVNNLSDISQYWELEGISDSVTELTQQEQYCEQVYKSTTRRLSTGRYEVAIPMKPGFEQDLGQSKSKAIAQFHNMEGKMSRNKEFCESYKQFLREYEQQGHMSLVTKHNEKPSCYLPHHGVLKIESTTTKLRTVFNASSKTSTGRSLNDLMERGPNLQKDLQHLILVWRQHKYVITADIEKMFRQINIREPDQHLQRIIWRSTPLEPLKEYQLTTVTYGTKAAPYLAMRTLKQLALDDAHKFPLAAAALMSSFYMDDLLEGCDEISQAKQLQQEIIDILKGAGMNIRKWSSNTHELIEDWAAEQLDAPLDFKSSENRKTLGLRIEFTPDYHDDEWRSMETQIRTLKEQENAPLSIHDVHQYSVLYTILGLIIVAGCIFMVMRWRRIKGALNMETSSTQANSIPMTAVASVDQAAATPPRTRPRSVRLDIPSINVVQ, from the exons ATGGAGAGTCTACTTCAGCGCCAACACGACATTGTTGAAGCGATCAAGAAGGTAGAACGCAACTTTAACAAGGATTCCGCTATCAGGAAGACTCGTAAGTACTTGGATGAACGACTCGACACCCTTGACAAGTTATGGGCCGAGTTTCAAGGCAATGACCACAAGTTATCGAGTTATGAAAACGATAAGGATCCTTACTTCGTGGAAGATCAATACCGACAAGCAAGAACATACTTCGATTCTGTGCGTAACAAGATATCGTCGTTTCCTCCTGCAAGTGAAACCGCTGCATCAATTTCTCCCGCTCCAGCAACGCTGCCTAAGTTCGTGCAACCTGAAACGGTTACATTGCCGACACCACCTAAGCTACAGCCAAGGCTCACGATGCCGTCTACGTCGACAGCGCTGACGACATCTTCAGATCAGGGTCAGGCCGCCGAACTTCTATCTCTACAACAAACGAACTTCAGAGCTTTTCACCGACAAGTAAGAAGCCTGCGAATTGACGACATACGTGACAAATGGGAATTGGAAGACGAGTTACGCAACATTCAAACACGTTGGAGTGCAATCGACGCTTTGCACCTTCAAATCGACAACATTCTACAAGGTTCAAATACACAGTACGACGACGAGTTTTATGCCTACGAAGAATCATACAAAGGCATTAAAAAGGCTCTGAACCTAAAACTTGCATCAACTGTGCATCTTCAACAGTCGACACCACAAATCGACATACCAACCTTTACTGGCAAATACACCCAATGGCCTACATTCTACGACATGTACGTGGAAAGTATTCATAACAACAACCTCCTTACCAACACGCAAAAGATGCAACATTTGAAAGGTAAACTGCGAGGAGATGCTGAGCGACTAATTCAACATCTACACATCTCAGCTGATAACTATGAGACGGCATGGGAACTGTTAACTCACAGATACAACAACCCTCAACTGTTGTTCACAAAACAGATTGAAATCTTCATCAATCAACCCGCCGCTCACAAACAGTCGGCATTTGAGATCAGACGTCTGTATGACACATCCATGGAATGCATTCATGCCATACAGAACCTAGGTATCGACACAAGTACCTGGGACCCGCTACTTGTTCATCTAATTGCAAAGAAGTTGGACACTGAGACATACAGTGATTACAAGGAGGCACGCAAATCGCTACGTGACTTACCATCACTCTCTGAACTTATGAATTTCCTAGAAAGCAAGTTCAATGCGCTTGAGCCAATAAGCACAACTGAGAGACAAACATCATCATCTAACAAGAATTATCAGCAAAAGATGATAACGAACAAGAAATTTCATAAACCTCAATCTCAAAATGGTGGCGGTCATCACTATAAGAAATTTGAAAACAGAGAATTTCAAGCTATTGCGACATGTTCGACAAACTGTCCTATATGCAACAACAACCACTACCTATACAGATGCAGCAAGTTCATGAAATTGTCGCCTGACGAGAGGTTATTGACCGTCCTAAAACTCGAATTTTGTCAGAACTGTCTATACGCACACGAAGACAGCCAATGCACGTCACCAAAAAGATGCAAAGTTTGTAAAAAACCTCACAATACTGCATTACATGAAGCATACGCGAACGTGAACCTTGCGCAACAGTCATCGAACAGGCCGGCCGAGTCAACTAGGTCATCGCCCGTGCCTACAACTCCAATTACGAACAAACTTCAAATTTCAACACATCAAGATAATAAACAACATATTGTCAATCACGTAGCAACGAATGATGAAGAGATACTACTCACGACGATATCAATCAAGGTCAAAACTGCTGATGGTACATACGTCACCCTGAGAGCTCTCTTGGATCAAGGCTCTCAGATATCGCTCATTTCCGAAAACGCTGCTCAGATGCTGGGCTTGCCTCGACAACGGTATCACGCATCGGTATCTGGCATCGGGAATGGATCTAAACAAGGCAAGGGAGTCGTCACACTCACCTGCCAATCAATATATGAAGACTATGAGCTTACGACACAAGCATTAGTCATTAAGCATGTCATCAACAATCTGCCCAACGTGTCCTTCAATAAACAGTCATGGCCTCATCTACAACATATACAATTGGCTGATCCGGAGTACAACATCTCCAGACCAATTGACCTCCTTCTGGACGCAAGCGTATACTCTGACATCATTATGAGCGGTCTAATCAAGGGCTCAAACGTGGCACCTATCGCTCAACAAACCAGGATGGGCTGGATACTCTCTGGCAACGTCAAAACATTTAATTGTCACGTTATAGTGAACAATTTGTCAGATATATCCCAATATTGGGAGCTGGAAGGAATCAGTGACTCAGTTACTGAATTGACACAACAAGAGCAATACTGTGAGCAAGTCTATAAGTCTACAACAAGACGCTTAAGCACAGGAAGATATGAAGTTGCGATTCCCATGAAGCCTGGATTCGAACAAGATCTAGGTCAATCCAAAAGTAAGGCGATCGCTCAGTTTCACAACATGGAGGGCAAGATGTCAAGAAACAAGGAATTCTGCGAAAGTTACAAACAATTTTTGAGAGAGTATGAACAACAAGGTCACATGTCTCTAGTTACAAAACACAATGAAAAACCATCGTGCTATCTCCCTCATCACGGTGTGTTGAAAATTGAGTCGACTACAACTAAGCTTCGAACCGTCTTCAATGCATCCTCGAAAACATCAACCGGGCGCAGTCTCAACGATTTAATGGAGCGCGGTCCTAATCTACAAAAGGATCTACAGCATCTCATCTTGGTATGGCGTCAACACAAATACGTTATAACCGCTGATATCGAGAAGATGTTCCGCCAAATAAATATTCGTGAACCCGATCAACATTTACAACGCATTATATGGAGGAGCACACCGCTGGAACCACTAAAGGAGTATCAGCTTACAACTGTTACCTACGGGACAAAGGCAGCTCCTTACCTGGCAATGCGCACTCTAAAACAGCTGGCCTTGGACGACGCGCATAAGTTCCCCTTGGCTGCTGCTGCACTGATGTCGTCATTCTACATGGATGACCTACTTGAAGGCTGTGACGAAATATCTCAAGCAAAACAACTGCAACAAGAGATTATCGACATACTCAAGGGAGCTGGAATGAATATTCGCAAGTGGTCCAGTAATACTCACGAACTCATTGAAGATTGGGCAGCAGAACAACTAGATGCGCCACTCGACTTCAAGAGCTCTGAGAACAGAAAAACCTTGGGCCTAC GCATCGAGTTTACACCTGATTATCATGATGACGAGTGGCGTAGTATGGAGACTCAAATCCGAACCCTCAAAGAACAGGAGAATGCGCCACTCAGCATACACGACGTGCATCAGTACTCAGTTCTTTATACGATACTGGGCCTCATTATTGTCGCGGGGTGCATCTTCATGGTCATGCGATGGCGAAGAATCAAGGGAGCCCTCAACATGGAGACTTCGAGCACTCAAGCGAATTCAATTCCGATGACAGCAGTCGCCAGCGTCGATCAGGCAGCGGCCACACCACCGAGGACCCGACCACGATCTGTGCGACTGGACATCCCTTCTATTAACGTAGTTCAGTGA